A single region of the Solwaraspora sp. WMMD791 genome encodes:
- a CDS encoding nitrate- and nitrite sensing domain-containing protein yields the protein MSERPKTADSFLSRLRRPVGRLNDLPIWSKLGLIMIVPTLATIVVGTNGLIGHLETASNASQARTLSTLAAASGDLVHDLQNERAAAVLLLGTENAELQERYLGVYNALHGEVEQARTPYSQRRAELTDLPVNFRNLLSRIDQNLADLPGVRSQVVNSATADGTFRLTEAARAYEVLLSDLLDIRDSAAQLASDTELSDHMRAAASLARNKEFLSRERVVVLRAFSQDALTPALRTDYISTRAGQSQSRQSFEAAATQDDLEFYNQTVAGPALREADTYGGFIRGQSEESMRDTPFDADAWDAALIGHADLIRTVEQKIDSDVVNEATILRDEVQQQLLVETILLLVVLLLAILFAALVARSMARSLRELRQGALAVAQYGLPQAVARLRDPQVTAQTSPVQLANQIAEPLPVRSKDEFGQVTEAFNAVHLEAVRTAAEQAALRSSVSTMFVNLARRSQILVDRLIGHLDRLERGEEDPDRLSELFQLDHLATRMRRNDENLLVLAGADSTRVQREPAALIDVLRAAQSEVEHYTRIEFGVVDRDIEVAAHAVNDLVHLVAELFDNATAFSPPDSHVMVEARRVGDRAALYVEDRGIGISGDQLRDLNERLANPPMVDVAVSRMMGLVVVARLANRHGVKVELRPATDRGTIADVTLPTAVLIPRALAGRTGPSAFGSGGTEAPAVAGHQQFGAPLALEGSGAPGSGLLGGQPSEPPAPVGPPPRPFEPAPLNGGATKPATPRPMPAWSDLTGATNGTNGANGANGAEMFNALPTNGQRTDPLPQRRSNDHWTVDGEVTGAAPTSGIPRQIPASPETQGQSSHHPVSGQPYVPPVSAPPPVSVPPVSAPPVRPFSAPPVPQTPAAQQPTAYQQPTGYQQQAPFQRPQQPAHQQPAPQQPVGPPQSANPPGAAPPAWPPVAADRDAVAPPVPEKLAAALDMTAELPRVTRTSGDNSVTAPHPVVSPQNAGPKKFADETMELPIFRELESAWFRTRRPTAEEARAAAAAMIKPSGTGATSTATTQPIAKVDTSRPAPPEATTPAPTPAGAGAGNSSLPRRPEPVAAASRSTGGSGSDGRTGSWQTAADDGWRAASAAAEVSVEEKTQAGLPKRVPMAQLVPGGVEKATSSVQRRTPEAVRGLLSAYHRGVQRGRTQPKDDHSTNPGATPGGQQSSQAGKEHEG from the coding sequence GTGAGCGAGCGGCCGAAGACGGCAGATTCCTTCCTGTCGCGTCTCCGCCGGCCGGTGGGCCGGCTCAATGATCTGCCGATCTGGTCGAAGCTCGGTCTGATTATGATCGTGCCGACCCTGGCCACGATCGTCGTCGGCACCAATGGCCTCATCGGCCACCTGGAGACCGCGAGCAACGCGTCGCAGGCGCGCACGCTGTCCACCCTCGCGGCGGCCTCCGGCGACCTGGTGCACGACCTGCAGAACGAGCGGGCCGCGGCAGTGCTGCTGCTGGGCACCGAGAACGCCGAGCTGCAGGAGCGCTACCTCGGCGTCTACAACGCGCTGCACGGCGAGGTCGAGCAGGCCCGTACGCCGTACTCGCAGCGCCGCGCGGAGCTGACCGACCTGCCGGTCAACTTCCGTAACCTGCTCTCCCGCATCGACCAGAACCTCGCCGACCTGCCCGGGGTGCGCAGCCAGGTGGTCAACAGCGCCACCGCCGACGGGACGTTCCGGCTGACCGAGGCGGCCCGCGCGTACGAGGTGCTGCTCAGCGACCTGCTCGACATTCGCGACTCGGCGGCCCAGCTGGCCAGCGACACCGAGCTGAGCGACCACATGCGGGCCGCCGCCTCGCTGGCCCGCAACAAGGAGTTCCTGTCCCGGGAGCGGGTGGTGGTGCTGCGGGCGTTCAGCCAGGACGCCCTGACCCCCGCACTGCGGACCGACTACATCAGCACCCGGGCCGGTCAGTCCCAGTCGCGGCAGAGCTTCGAGGCCGCCGCCACCCAGGACGACCTGGAGTTCTACAACCAGACGGTGGCCGGTCCGGCACTGCGGGAAGCCGACACCTACGGCGGCTTCATCCGCGGCCAGAGCGAAGAGTCGATGCGGGACACGCCCTTCGACGCCGACGCCTGGGACGCGGCGCTGATCGGCCACGCCGACCTGATCCGTACGGTCGAGCAGAAGATCGACAGCGACGTCGTCAACGAGGCCACGATCCTGCGCGACGAGGTCCAGCAGCAGCTCCTCGTCGAGACGATCCTGCTGCTCGTCGTCCTGCTCCTGGCGATCCTCTTCGCCGCCCTCGTCGCCCGGTCGATGGCCCGCTCCCTGCGGGAGCTGCGCCAGGGTGCGCTGGCGGTCGCCCAGTACGGCCTGCCGCAGGCCGTCGCCCGGCTGCGCGACCCGCAGGTCACCGCCCAGACCTCCCCGGTGCAGCTGGCCAACCAGATCGCCGAGCCGCTGCCGGTGCGCAGCAAGGACGAGTTCGGCCAGGTGACCGAGGCGTTCAACGCCGTCCACCTGGAGGCGGTCCGGACCGCCGCCGAGCAGGCAGCGCTGCGGTCCTCGGTGTCGACGATGTTCGTCAACCTGGCCCGCCGGTCGCAGATCCTGGTCGACCGGCTGATCGGTCACCTCGACCGGTTGGAGCGCGGCGAGGAGGACCCGGACCGGCTGAGCGAGCTCTTCCAGCTGGACCACCTGGCCACCCGAATGCGGCGCAACGACGAGAACCTGCTCGTTCTCGCCGGCGCCGACTCCACCCGGGTGCAGCGCGAACCGGCGGCCCTGATCGACGTGCTCCGGGCTGCGCAGTCCGAGGTCGAGCACTACACCCGGATCGAGTTCGGGGTCGTCGACCGGGACATCGAGGTCGCCGCGCATGCGGTCAACGACCTCGTGCACCTCGTCGCCGAGCTGTTCGACAACGCGACCGCGTTCTCGCCGCCGGACTCGCACGTCATGGTCGAGGCCCGTCGGGTCGGCGACCGGGCCGCCCTCTACGTCGAGGACCGCGGCATCGGCATCAGCGGTGACCAGCTACGTGACCTCAACGAGCGGCTGGCCAACCCGCCGATGGTCGACGTCGCGGTGTCCCGGATGATGGGCCTGGTCGTGGTCGCCCGGCTGGCCAACCGGCACGGTGTGAAGGTCGAGCTGCGCCCAGCGACCGATCGCGGCACCATCGCCGACGTCACCCTGCCGACCGCTGTCCTGATCCCCCGGGCGCTGGCCGGCCGGACCGGCCCCAGCGCGTTCGGATCCGGCGGTACGGAAGCCCCGGCGGTCGCCGGCCACCAGCAGTTCGGTGCACCCCTTGCGTTGGAAGGCAGCGGCGCGCCGGGCAGCGGCCTGCTCGGTGGCCAGCCGAGCGAGCCGCCGGCACCGGTCGGCCCGCCGCCGCGCCCGTTCGAGCCGGCGCCGCTCAACGGCGGTGCCACCAAGCCCGCGACGCCGCGTCCGATGCCGGCCTGGTCCGACCTGACCGGGGCGACCAACGGTACGAACGGCGCCAACGGTGCCAACGGCGCGGAGATGTTCAACGCACTGCCCACCAACGGCCAGCGCACCGACCCGCTGCCGCAGCGCCGCTCGAACGACCACTGGACGGTCGACGGCGAGGTCACCGGTGCCGCCCCGACCAGCGGTATCCCGCGTCAGATCCCGGCGTCGCCGGAGACCCAGGGGCAGTCGAGCCACCACCCGGTGAGCGGTCAGCCGTACGTACCGCCGGTCTCCGCGCCGCCACCGGTGTCGGTCCCGCCGGTCTCCGCGCCGCCGGTCCGCCCCTTCTCCGCTCCGCCGGTGCCGCAGACTCCGGCTGCCCAGCAGCCGACCGCCTACCAGCAGCCCACCGGCTACCAGCAGCAGGCACCGTTCCAGCGGCCGCAGCAGCCGGCGCACCAGCAGCCCGCGCCGCAGCAGCCGGTCGGCCCGCCGCAGTCGGCCAACCCGCCGGGTGCCGCACCGCCCGCCTGGCCGCCGGTCGCGGCCGACCGCGACGCGGTCGCCCCGCCGGTGCCGGAGAAGCTCGCCGCGGCCCTGGACATGACGGCGGAACTGCCGAGGGTCACCCGCACCAGCGGCGACAACTCGGTGACGGCACCTCACCCGGTGGTGTCGCCGCAGAACGCGGGGCCGAAGAAGTTCGCGGACGAGACCATGGAGTTGCCGATCTTCCGCGAGCTGGAGTCGGCCTGGTTCCGCACCCGCCGACCCACGGCCGAAGAGGCCCGGGCTGCGGCGGCGGCGATGATCAAGCCGTCCGGTACTGGAGCCACCTCCACCGCGACGACCCAGCCGATCGCCAAGGTGGACACCAGCCGACCCGCGCCCCCGGAGGCAACCACACCCGCGCCCACCCCGGCGGGGGCCGGAGCCGGCAACTCGTCGCTGCCCCGGCGTCCCGAGCCGGTCGCTGCGGCGTCGCGCTCCACCGGCGGTAGCGGCAGCGACGGGCGGACCGGGAGCTGGCAGACGGCCGCCGACGACGGCTGGCGTGCGGCGAGTGCCGCCGCCGAGGTCTCGGTGGAGGAAAAGACCCAGGCGGGACTCCCGAAGCGGGTTCCGATGGCACAACTGGTACCTGGTGGCGTAGAGAAGGCCACAAGTTCGGTGCAGCGTCGTACCCCTGAAGCGGTCCGTGGGCTATTGTCCGCGTACCACCGTGGAGTGCAACGTGGCCGGACACAGCCCAAGGACGACCACTCGACCAACCCGGGGGCGACCCCGGGAGGGCAGCAATCCTCGCAGGCTGGCAAGGAGCATGAGGGATGA
- a CDS encoding putative RNA methyltransferase, whose product MLADVLPYLRCPVCHGPFVADDAGRTLRCAAGHSFDVARHGHVDLLTGRVPHTGDTAQMIAARDEFLRAGHFAAITSGLVRAATTQLHPAGSMTGPAPLVIDAGAGTGFHLAAVLDALPGTAGLALDISKAAVRRAARAHPAAAAVRCDTWRRLPVADGCADLLLNVFAPRNGAEFARVLRPGGKLLVVTPLPEHLGELVRALGLLGVDPAKEDRLAATLDEHFTEVSRRTVREPLPLTHRDADTVIRMGPSAWHTDPAGPAALAALPDPVEVTVAVRLTTYQVR is encoded by the coding sequence ATGCTTGCCGACGTGCTGCCGTACCTGCGCTGCCCGGTCTGCCACGGGCCGTTCGTGGCCGACGACGCCGGCCGGACGCTGCGCTGCGCCGCCGGGCACAGCTTCGACGTCGCCCGGCACGGTCACGTCGACCTGCTCACCGGTCGGGTGCCGCACACCGGCGACACCGCGCAGATGATCGCGGCCCGGGACGAGTTCCTGCGTGCCGGCCACTTCGCGGCGATCACTTCCGGTCTGGTGCGGGCCGCGACCACGCAGCTGCACCCGGCCGGGTCGATGACCGGACCGGCCCCGCTGGTGATCGACGCCGGTGCCGGCACCGGTTTCCACCTGGCCGCGGTGCTGGACGCGCTGCCCGGCACCGCCGGGCTCGCGCTGGACATCTCCAAGGCGGCGGTACGGCGGGCCGCCCGCGCCCATCCGGCGGCCGCCGCCGTCCGGTGCGACACCTGGCGTCGGCTGCCGGTGGCCGACGGCTGCGCCGACCTGCTGCTCAACGTGTTCGCCCCCCGCAACGGCGCCGAGTTCGCCCGGGTGCTGCGCCCCGGCGGGAAGTTGCTCGTGGTCACGCCGCTGCCGGAGCATCTCGGTGAACTCGTCCGGGCACTCGGGCTGCTCGGGGTGGATCCGGCGAAGGAGGACCGGTTGGCCGCCACGCTGGATGAGCACTTCACCGAGGTGTCCCGGCGGACGGTGCGCGAGCCGCTGCCGCTGACCCACCGCGACGCCGACACGGTGATCCGGATGGGGCCGAGTGCCTGGCACACCGATCCGGCCGGGCCGGCGGCGCTGGCCGCGCTGCCCGATCCGGTCGAGGTCACCGTCGCGGTACGGCTGACCACCTACCAGGTGCGCTGA
- a CDS encoding DUF4272 domain-containing protein has protein sequence MIVLAPDPRAIRAESLDELRRLRLPLPPDGFPLVWEPGDGVELRPTPEIEARTAILHLVLARCFGMPPQAAMSWLLHSHLVELVTPPEWQFVIGGRGDHRSFVLHHDAIFALAWVLGLTRHLDPVAASDERLMALLPNLPAGETFAQWRSRTLVAPRDAAEAAVLLDFYYCLDWGYLEAERRGDPLPGVVDANAIGQRRWALEWAVIFHGPYHDPPAGWEEVDLST, from the coding sequence GTGATCGTACTCGCTCCTGACCCCCGGGCCATCCGCGCGGAGAGTCTCGACGAGCTGCGTCGGCTCCGCCTACCACTGCCCCCGGACGGGTTCCCCCTGGTCTGGGAGCCGGGCGACGGCGTCGAGCTGCGGCCCACCCCGGAGATCGAGGCCCGTACGGCGATCCTGCACCTGGTGCTGGCCCGCTGCTTCGGCATGCCCCCGCAGGCCGCGATGAGCTGGCTGCTCCACTCGCACCTGGTGGAGCTGGTCACCCCGCCGGAGTGGCAGTTCGTCATCGGTGGCCGGGGCGACCACCGGTCGTTCGTCCTGCACCACGACGCGATCTTCGCCCTGGCCTGGGTGCTGGGCCTGACCCGGCACCTGGACCCGGTCGCCGCTTCCGACGAGCGGCTGATGGCGCTGCTGCCGAACCTGCCGGCCGGCGAGACGTTCGCGCAGTGGCGGTCCCGGACCCTGGTCGCGCCCCGCGATGCCGCCGAGGCGGCGGTGCTGCTCGACTTCTACTACTGCCTCGACTGGGGGTACCTGGAGGCGGAACGACGGGGCGACCCTCTGCCCGGCGTGGTGGACGCCAACGCGATCGGGCAACGGCGCTGGGCCCTGGAGTGGGCGGTGATCTTCCACGGCCCGTACCACGACCCGCCCGCCGGCTGGGAAGAAGTGGACCTGTCGACGTGA
- a CDS encoding adenosine deaminase, whose product MTVVSLAEIVRAPKALLHDHLDGGLRPESVVELADEVGHVLPVTDPVELGRWFVSAADSGSLERYLETFAHTVAVMQTESALFRVASECAVDLAADGVVYAEVRFAPEQHLSRGLGLGQVVEAVVAGFADGCARAAASGRVIRVGTLLTAMRHAARSQEIAELAVRYRDAGVVGFDIAGAEAGFPPTRHLDAFEYLQRENFHFTIHAGEAFGLPSIWQAIQWCGADRLGHGVRIVDDVEVGAGGVVRLGRLAAYVRDKRIPLELCPSSNVQTGAVGSIGEHPIGLLRDLRFRVTVNTDNRLMSGTSMSREMWLLVEAFGWGWSELRWLTVNAMKSAFIPFDERLAIIDDVIKPAYAKLIG is encoded by the coding sequence ATGACGGTTGTTTCGTTGGCGGAGATCGTTCGGGCGCCGAAGGCGTTGTTGCATGACCATCTGGATGGGGGGTTGCGTCCGGAGTCGGTGGTGGAGTTGGCCGATGAGGTGGGTCATGTGTTGCCGGTGACGGATCCGGTGGAGTTGGGTCGGTGGTTCGTGTCGGCGGCGGATTCGGGGTCGTTGGAGCGGTATCTGGAGACGTTCGCGCACACGGTGGCGGTGATGCAGACGGAGTCGGCGTTGTTCCGGGTGGCGTCGGAGTGTGCGGTGGATCTGGCGGCGGACGGGGTGGTGTACGCGGAGGTGCGGTTCGCGCCGGAGCAGCATCTGTCGCGGGGGTTGGGGTTGGGTCAGGTGGTGGAGGCGGTGGTGGCGGGGTTCGCGGACGGGTGTGCGCGGGCGGCGGCGTCGGGTCGGGTGATCCGGGTGGGGACGTTGTTGACGGCGATGCGGCATGCGGCGCGGTCGCAGGAGATCGCGGAGTTGGCGGTGCGGTACCGGGATGCGGGGGTGGTGGGCTTCGACATCGCGGGGGCGGAGGCGGGGTTTCCGCCGACGCGTCATCTGGATGCGTTCGAGTATCTGCAGCGGGAGAATTTTCATTTCACTATTCATGCGGGTGAGGCTTTTGGGTTGCCGTCGATCTGGCAGGCGATTCAGTGGTGTGGGGCGGATCGGTTGGGGCATGGGGTGCGGATTGTGGATGATGTGGAGGTGGGTGCTGGTGGTGTGGTGAGGTTGGGGCGGTTGGCGGCGTATGTGCGGGACAAGCGGATTCCGTTGGAGTTGTGTCCGTCGTCGAATGTGCAGACGGGGGCGGTGGGGTCGATTGGTGAGCATCCGATCGGGTTGTTGCGTGATCTGCGGTTCCGGGTGACGGTGAATACGGACAATCGGTTGATGAGTGGGACGTCGATGTCGCGGGAGATGTGGTTGTTGGTGGAGGCGTTCGGGTGGGGGTGGTCGGAGTTGCGGTGGTTGACGGTCAACGCGATGAAGAGTGCGTTCATCCCGTTCGACGAGCGGTTGGCGATCATCGACGACGTCATCAAACCGGCGTACGCGAAGCTGATCGGCTGA
- a CDS encoding roadblock/LC7 domain-containing protein, translating to MTTTQDLGWLLANFADRVPGVAHAIAVSADGLLLAASRDLPRDRADQLAAIASGLVSLTQGAARCFEGGAVLQTVVEMDNGFLFLMSISDGSSFAVLAARSCDVGQVGYEMALLVDRVGDALTPAPRTAAGMLG from the coding sequence ATGACAACTACGCAGGATCTCGGTTGGTTGCTGGCCAACTTCGCCGACCGCGTACCCGGGGTCGCTCACGCGATTGCGGTGTCGGCGGACGGTCTGCTCCTGGCTGCGTCCCGGGACCTTCCCCGGGACCGGGCTGACCAGCTCGCGGCCATCGCCTCCGGCCTGGTCAGCCTCACCCAGGGCGCGGCCCGCTGCTTCGAGGGCGGTGCAGTGCTGCAGACAGTGGTCGAAATGGACAACGGCTTCCTGTTCCTGATGTCGATCTCGGACGGCTCGTCGTTCGCGGTGCTGGCCGCCCGCAGCTGCGACGTCGGCCAGGTCGGGTACGAAATGGCGTTGCTCGTCGACCGCGTCGGTGACGCGCTGACCCCGGCGCCCCGTACGGCCGCCGGAATGCTGGGCTGA